Part of the Rhipicephalus sanguineus isolate Rsan-2018 chromosome 5, BIME_Rsan_1.4, whole genome shotgun sequence genome is shown below.
TTCTTTCTATGTGTAACAGTGTCTGTACATTCGTCCTGCTGTCTGTATAAGTACAGAGTATTTATATCTGTGGATCATTCTTTCTCCCTTTAGCTTCCTTGTTTGGAAACGAGAACAACACTCACCCTCGTCACATTGGTTCCATCGACCGTAACTGCAATGTTGCGAGTATAGTTGAAGGTAAATATTTGTCATTGTGACTAAGCTTGTAATGGTGTAGGACAAGCTTTGCCTACTGCTCATTGATGCAGCAGGAACGGCATATAACCTAAATGTGATATACATAATTAATGAACGTGTGTATAATGACATAAATCTAAAATATCTGTCCTGAATACAGGGTGAAGCGTATATGTACATAAACGCATATACACTTTTCAGTTTAATGAGACTTCGTGATGGTGAGATTTGATTGTATATGATCACCACTTGTACAAGCTGGCTTGCATGTAAACTGAGCTTTTTTTACAGTTCTTAATTCTGAAGAAAGAGCACAAAGTTGTATACTTTTAAAACTGTAATAGTTGTAATGTGCATTTTTTCCCCTTCATTTATGGTGTATGATTCGTTGTGCAATGTCTAAACTGAACAGCTGGCCACTGCCACAGTCACTGCAAGAAATAAGTTTGTTTTCTCTGCTCAAACTAAGTGTTATTTTGTAAATTTTCAGATGCTTATGAAAATGCAAAGTTCCTATGCGACCAGTATTATCTCACATCTCCTGGCCTCATAGTTGAACAATGTGATGGTAGGTGCCCCACTTGAGCTTTTTGTCCATTTACTGTTGCTTTTCATTCTGCCCACTGAAGTTTCACATCCAGCACTGGCACTGCGGTGCCATTTTTTCGAATATGTGTTTATTTCtgtgctctctttctttttcagtgatAGCTCCAAATGCTGCCATCTGTATAGACTACGTACCATCACATTTGTATCACATGCTGTTCGAGCTCTTCAAGGTGAGCATTTTGGAACATTGTCCTTGCATTGGCTCTTATACTGAATTGTGTTGCAACAGTATTTCATGTGTAGTTAATCGCTAGTTTACGAACACACACAATCTTCACTCACAAAAGAAGGGCTGTTATTTTTGAACTTTTCAGCTGGTGAACCTTGTTCGTCACATATCAGACTTTAAAATGCATCTTAATATCCTATATccattcatcatcagcctgtctacgcccactgcagggcaaaggcctctcccatgttccgccaatcaacctggtcctgtgctttctgctgcattATAGGCGTGTATTTGTTACATAGTACTGACGTTAGCAAAACCTAGGTTCTGTATTTACCTCGCTATCCCGTGATTTGATGTATTCATGTTTGGCACATAAGGCTCGACACTGAACAAGGAACACaccctcaagaaaaaaaaagtgtgatgtAGAACTTGTCGAGTGTTGCGTAACTCTGCTATTTGCCCAACTGATGTGAGGTTCGATTTTTGTTTTCTCGTGTTGTAAACAGAACTCCATGAGAGCAGTGGTTGAGTACCACGGGACCGAAACAGAATCCAATGACTTGCCTCCGCTGACCGTGCTCATTGCTCGCGGACGAGAAGACCTCACCATTAAGGTTTGTTTCACAGGTCTATTCCTGAGGATAGTGGAGACCGCGCTTGTAGGTTTGCTCCATCAGACTCAGTACTATGTGTTAAATAAAGCCAAGCATTCTTTGAAGCTTGTACAAGAGAAGTGTGGGCAAAGATGAAAGATGGGCATGACCTATATAAAAAGGAAGGCACATGCGTGAACGTGCATCATGCAGTAATAAGCCGACATCAGCTGTTAGCCAGTAAACAGGTTACAAATATATTATGTGGGACTTTACGTGAATATGAAGAATTTGACACagaacaacagagagctgagctagttggtaagtattcattataaaatgacagggtgtgcaaacacggacacaagaaaaaagtcgtGCATAATCTCTGCaataaccagagattattggaacataagagatcgctaaccggaggctcaccttctaatttaCTCTTACATTGttgagagtgtaagtgcacgccaaaattcgatgaatgcgtagtgttgtaccggcacagaaatgaggaaacgcgcctgatgattgaggcatggcatatcgagaatagtggtagcgcgtgcgtgagccaaccatcgattcacttgcataaagatgaaatcaaatgccttaacagttatctttcaagTAGACCGCCATGCATGcctgattgataggttcgcctattacatgggcatgcgcagataagttttcgtgccttctttcttttccgtcaTTGTGAGTCTctttcggcgtttgtggtgtcccgacttttcttgtgtccgtgtttgcaggccctgtctttttagatttGAAACTTTAATTCTGCAGTTGACTCTCAATGATGCCACTAGAGGCAGACTGATGCATGCCTTGTAAGCACCTCCAGTAGGGGTGCAACAGCTAaattaggatttggagcaatttttggcacagcaaaatgttgcttttggagcacgaaaattcaaatttggagcaggtcacaggaaaaaaaaatctgttttttaGCCccaaatcccaaatttggagcgaTACAATGAATGAGACTTACTTTTAGAAAACAAGAATATATATGTACAGACTATACTcgtgcacgtgagcactgctatttcaataaaatcacaccatatccacgaggtgaatgatgattgaggagctggctcgctcGGAGATAatcaggtaaaccgtgaatgcttcgTACGATTTctctgtcatataaagacgtcgcaCGTTGTTATAGCAGTGATTGTGGTCAGGTTCTTGTCGGactacaagcggtcgcagaccttgcagctgtggctgaacGTATGGTCGAGGAAATCCCGCTTGAAGCGCGAGTCGgcaccaccaacttcaggtagcgaccgctttcggcgcttggctgctgcatcccgtgctcgtacctcttcgaggttctcttgccgccgctacTGCGCTGCTTCgacttcgcgggcttgtatctcaggGTCCGCATGATGCTgccgtctctctgcggcctcgcgagctctcaccgcaaggtctcGGCGACGAGCccgtgctgctgctgccttgAAAGCCCTCCACtccgccaccttgtcttcttcatccatgttattagtatcgaagcgcactgcctgagtggagcgagtgccgcatgctacagttggctatgctatatggggttttgcctgcgttatcaccatcatcatcaccatcatcatcatcaagactCTCGAcgaacaagaggaaaaagacttctctttcgcgcgagtgtGCACATGCtatagttggctatgctatatgtgatttTGCTTGCGTTAATGTCATGATCAAtgcgctcaaagaacaagaggaagaagatttctcttccgcgcgagctgcacctgtagcggtcacctctggaattaaggttacgcttacggtgcAAGACTTTGCCCCTGCATAAGAACCTAGTGAGCGAGCTCCTAAAAGCAGTCTGTTGAACaaccccacagtgcaaacaatgtcACAGTACACGTTAGTCTTTGCGGAGCCTATCAAACCATTTAACAGGCGCTGCATATGCTATTGTGAATCTGCCAACGTGGCGCATTCTCGAAATTCAGGAGATTCATAAAGCAGGAGCGAAAgggggtggcgaaaaaagaaaacgggcgtacctttttgtttattgtttctcagggccacagaaacgccatacaccGCTCTGAATGATTGTGCCAGCAATCTTTTTGATGTCAGGAATCGTACTAGTACTTATTATATGGTGCATGCACacatgagtaattaaggaaaaatacgtgctgtgTCCTGTGACAGCAAGTACTAGCTAGTAGCCCCTTATAAATTGTAGTACACTTTCCTGCACAGCAAAGGTGTACTGCAACAAAAAGTGGTGTAAAAATCATCCTGCACGTGATAGAACAAGGCCAGGAAATTATAGAACcgctgttatttttttcttttctttcacggtGAGGTTAGGGTATAGTGTTAGGGTTAAGGTCTGCATGTCTGGATTGGATTGCAGCGCATATGCGCAAACTGCAGGTGATTAATGCATTCTCCATTTCTAGCTAAAATTAGCAgtactgagaaaattttgaggctggtcgggtgttttggcgcagcgtggagCAATTCCAACAAATTtcatggttttggctcagcttgttgcaaaaataaggaattgtatcaaattggtgcaaatggcgcagctgttgcacccctgctcaAGTTATACTGCACGATTACGATATGAACCTCCTCATGGCCACATGTAAATAGACATGCATTGATAGTACAATGCAAGATACATCAGTGCAATTGAAAATGAGCGTTACTGCAGGAAACACCCGTTTACTCATGCACACATGCTGCTCGTGAAATAGACGTATTTGCCGCATACAAGAGAAAATGAGGAACAAAATGCTTAACTTCGCTGTTAGACACCTGCCTACAACTGATTTTGCCAGCCTAGTGCAGAAGATGTGATTCGTGAAATGCCTAATATCGCTGGAGCACGAAGCGTAACTCATTAGTGCGGTATACGAGTATTAGTAAACACTCACTCGCACAAGGTACCACTGAAGGCTCAACACCTGCCGAGTTCTGTCCGAACCAAGCTGGGCTCACTTCGAAAGCAGTAAAATGTCACATAGAACATCAAACAGCCATATCTGCCAAAGGAGAAGGACAAGAGAGAATGGCACGCGTACACTTTCATGAGTACCACACTACTTGCTATGCAATGCAGCGCATATGCCAACATGTCAGAGCACTAGCTTACATGAGAGAAGGACCGGTAAGGTTGTTATTGAAAACTCGTATTGTCAGGCCTAATATCCACCTAGTTTTAGTAAGTGCAACTACTAAATTTGGATTCCCTCATCTTACCTCCATAGACAGCCATACCATGTTCTAAGCAGCAATCCTGCTCATTGCGCATTGAATTTTTTTGTCCTTCGGAATAGTTTCATTCGAATAGATACTTTTCTTCTGCTTGTTGTTCATTGTTGTTGGCACGtaatgtttattattatttttttcattacATCTGTTAGCAGAGGTCGCCTagctcctccccctctctctccacaAAAGCTAGTCACGGATCCCACGTAAAGTAAAATGAATGGTGGTAAATCGAACCGCACTACTGTGGTTGGAAGTGACAGCAAACTTTTACACAAAGTGTTTTAGCAACATGGGTAAGTATTAATACTTATAAGTAGGTCAATGCACTAAAGGTTCTTGTTGGTAGCAGCGAGCCAACCGTGCTCCATTTCATACATTGGTGAATTCATACGATGCAACAAAAACTAAACTTCTATTACTCTTGCTCGTGACTGAAAATGGATGCGTCTTATGTGACACACAACTGCGCGTGTCATGCTATCCAGTGCAAATAGTCTTATAAATAAGTCAATCTTTCAGTATGACATGAATATTATAGTCAAGGCCTATGTAGTActaccaaatttttttttctctcttactaCCGTTGCtctactttcctttctttttcacatagtgaaaaaagaaaaatgtgtgctTTTAAACTTCATGATTTTAGCTGCATTGTTTGACAGTTTGCTGCAACTATATATTTCCAGCTGTGTGACAAAGGCGGAGGCATCCCACGGTCATGCACAGAGCTGCTGTTTCAGTACATGTACTCCACCGCTCCACAGCCCTCAGCTTCGGGACTCAACTCTGCACCTCTGGTAACCATTGCTGTACTTCATGCAGCGTTGCTTGCACAGCTTTTGTATGTTTCATACGTTGTATACCTTCTGGCCAAGTAGGTAAGCTCGAAGTTGAGTCCCACAGTCTTAAAACCGAATTAAAGTTCCTAAATGCATGCTAGAGAAGAAATATGGCCTTGGTGCTCACTTCAACATTGTAGTATTTACTTGTAACACATCATTTTTCCTTCATGGACTTGTAGGAGTTCTCAGGCATTGCTTTCAGAAATAAGAGCTCCAGAACAGTGAAATATTCCACTGCTGACATATGCAACGTAGCAACATCTATCTCAAAGTAAAAACCATtttggtgtcttttttttttttttcaagcggacGAACGTGACACATGCGGTAAAATAGGCACACATCTGAAGTAAAATCTCTAGTTATGAATAAACTTGTTTATGTTCATGTGGGCTTTACTTATGGTGATGTAACGTTTGTAGTATTTTTCATACTTTGTAACGACTTCTTTTCTCATTTGCGTAACTTCAGGCTGGCTACGGCTATGGCTTGCCCCTGTCTCGGCTATATGCCCGCTACTTTCGTGGGGACCTGATCCTAACATCCTGCGAAGGGTACGGAACTGATGCCCTCATATACCTCAAGGTAAATGCGTTTCGAATATGTACGTAAAGTGTGTATGTACACTAATCAATGCAGCAGCTGAAGCTTGCATATTCTGTTTTAATTACGGGTAGATGTTTTAGAAAAGGTTTGAGTCACACACGCACTTGTCTGCTTATCTGCTGTTTAAAGGCTGATAAGAAAACTGGGCAATCACCATCCCTGCAGCATTACCAAGGTTGCTAGATCTGGCCATTAATTAAATGGGCACTAAGAAGGTATCTTGAAATTTGTCGACTGACAGATTGATCTTTAAACACAGCCTTGCCTTTGCTCAGTGAGACTTGGTTCTTGGAGAAGATCAAAGGTGAACTTTTGCTATTTAGCCTTGTGCACAAACTACAGTGCTGTGAAAATCATTATTGCAGAATTCATGGCATATTCTTTTCATGTCTGTGCATTTCTGAGGAAAGTCTACGAAAGGAGGAACATATCGGTCTTTGCAAACTTTTAAGCAAAACcgtaatttttgttttattgaGAAATAATTTTTAAGTGGATTCTTTAAAATTCTGCACCCTGAGGAGCTAGACATTGCGAGATTATCGTTGTTGCATTGCCATCTTTCGTTACTTTGGCATATTAAGCCTTGCACACTTCTGGTTATGTTTATGTGTGGTTATCACTAAATTTTAATCTGCCCGTTACTCTTAACTAATTATTTTCCTGTAGCGACTTATTTATACAATGGCATTCTATGAAAAACTGAGCACAGTGTCTTTTAGGTGCAAGTTTTCTCTTGTTTAACAAGTCATGATCACAGGCCATATCCTTCTGCTAAGTCTAAATAAGGGGTGTCACACTCGCCTCAGCTAGCAggccgcagtcacaaaatttatACTCCCACAAGGGCAGGGACAGTGAAGAagattggaggggggggggggggggtttgaacaaaatgccacctaacgttgccatataaaagaaggcctttcccacatCTCATATATGATTCATTTCTGATAGgatcgatactgatctccagaatgactgaaatctggacgtcAATTCTGACATATAAAGTTCTTGTTCCACGGTTGTGCTTCAAAACATGGTGACTGCATAtgatgcctcacgaaaaaaaatgcttgagactacCCATACCGTTCATGTCATTGTAGCTAATGGATATACTTattaagaaagttaaaaaaaaaggacgaagacagtcatgtgcgatCCGAGCCGCTAGCAAAAGGTCCACATTctgtgtgtttgagacccctggtctaaatATTGCCCCAAGTGTCACCTAGTaggcaagcaaaaaaagaaaaaaactgtacTTCATATTGAAGTTTGCGTAGAATCTCTTGCAAACAGAAAAGGGTTAATTAACTGTAGTAGTCCATTGAAAATGGATGCCACTATAAACTGAATCAATGAAACCTAGGTATCTTTTCTATAATATATAATACGTAGTAGTAGAACTATCTCTTTTTTAAACACCATTTTCATAACTTAATGCTGTGAAATGCTCTCGTTGCAGGCACTGAGCAATGAGGCTAATGAAATGCTGCCCGTGTTCAACAAGACATCAAGCAAGCATTACAGCTCGGCAGTGGGTGCCAGCGACTGGATTGCACCACCTCCACCAGCACCGGCCGCACCCTCGCCCCAGGGCCTTCGTCACATTTCCAACTTGCCCTTCAATGTCGCCAAACAGTCGGTACTTGCACGCAAGTTCTCCCAGCAGCACAAAAACAAGTGAGTGGACAAGAACATAGCTTTGGCTTACAGTAGTTTAGCCTAGGCACCACAGCAAGGTCCAATGCTTAGTAATGCCACTTAACAAAACATTACTGAAGTCCAGCACTTAATCAGTTTAGACGTATATTCTTTCAGAACTTTGTTACTAATTTTGCTATGATAGGCTTGTTACTAGTAGAGAAAAATGGAAGTTTCACTGTTGAATTTTACTTCAAATTTCGTCATCTGAATTTAAGTGTGCTTACACGAATCTCAAAACATTTATTTGTGTGTTTTGACAGTGGAAATAAAAATTTTCTAAAATTTGGCATGTTGGATGTATGGCTCCCATAAAACACaatgtttttatttttacttaaAGTAGTTATGTAGGCCCTAGCAGATGCCATCAAAATTTGCCACATCTTGACAAGTCAGCGCGGGAACACCAAGGCCCGCATCGCCATCTGCATACTGTATTCTTCTTGCGTATTTTCTGGCTCATCAAGCGTCTTCTCGAGTCAATAGTAGTATTTTGGTGTCGCGCAAGGGTAATTTCCGAATGCGAgagaattatttctttttctttttaatgatTAAGCGCCGCAGCAAGGTCCAGTTCACAGTAGTACCAAGTGATTGTCACTTTGGACTTAACAGCGAAGACAAGGAGAAGGCTTTTGAAGTGAAACTTAGCCTGccttagaagaacagactgttgggcgagttgttaaTGCATTGCgtgaaaactgcgcgaagaaCGTAGACAAAGGAAGACAAAGGGAGAGACAAGATTGTAAATGTGCTTGTGTTGTCCATTTCTCCCTTTGTCTACAATCTTCGCGCAGTTTTCACATAATGTATTACGCTGCCTCTAATATATTTGTGTGGGTTCTTCATATTTGTTGATTTAGAGATCATCCATGTCTCGGCATCTGCTCTGCCTTTAGAACAATAATGGAAACTGTTAACACCTTCATGGCAGGTAATTGACAGGCATTCTCTGCCAGTGCAATCCATTGCCAAGTCATTGTTGCTCTGCCAACAAAGTTTCTAAAGTGATTTTGCTCTTTTGGCTGCTTGCAAGTATTGCACTATAGATATTTTGAGTTGGTTGCACCTTTATCTCCTCACGCAAACATCCTAGATTACTGAGAATTGAGGGCTACAACTACTTCGTTGTTATGCATGAACCTGTAGACATTGACACAACGTGTACAGATTTGAAGTTGTTTGATTTTGCACTTCGTTTGACTTGAGCAATAATTACCATgcaagctgtcatgtgctttacttacataatttttttctttttctttattccaGAAACTTGTGAACAAGCAGAGAGCTGTCATGGGTTGTTCTACAAATTAGTCTGCGACTGTAAATACATTTTTTTAGGACTGTACTCTTTCATTactttgtgtgaaaaaaaaacagtgtgacCACAGTGTATCCtccgcatgtcttttttttttcttctttatatcAATGTCGTGCATTTTGGTTATACAGGGTGAAAATGCTAAGTGTTCATCCTTATGTAACATGGAAACTCAAGGTCTGTTTGTAGATGTGTTAAAGTACAATGCGCTTGTCATGCAAAGGTCAATGACGAAGTACTATGTGCTGGTTGTCACGTGTGATAAGTTTTTATCATTGCTTGCAATGAAGAATTGAATGTGAATGTCTTGCATATATTCACAAGGCCTCTCATGTACATAAACTTTATAGGACGGCTGGAGATTTGCTCCTGCTTTAACGAATGGAATGCCTCTGTGATTATGAGTATGAAATGATTAATACCTTGTGAAACTTTTCTTCTGTTCATTTCCATACTGCTTATTTTATGGGTATTCAAATTGAAAATGGATACAGATACCCAAGTCATATAATGGGAAACATTGGCCTATGGAACCAAGTCACAAGAAACAAAATGTGAAAAAACTTATGCGCGATTTTTACAAAATATGTCTGATGGGGTATATCGCTGATGTGCATGCAGGACACGGAGATGTTGAAGACACAGCGAAATACCATGAGCTGCGCAGTACATACAAATGCACCAATCAGTTCTTTTGACCAATGAGTAAAGATTGACATACCTTTAACTGGTTTGACAGCGGTTAATTCTATTTGCCCTTTCATTAAACCATGTTGCAGTAATTACAGAAAAAGGTTACATTTTTCTGGTAAGCACTTTGTTACCCACACAGACTGAATGAATGAGAGAGAGTAAGCTAAACAATTTAGAAAGATTATGAATTTTCTATACACTTAGGTTCCGGGCAGAGAGCTTACAGTAAAGCCCCATAAATTGTGTGAACTATAGAGCCAGTAGGCAGGGTGCATTTCCACCTGCATTCTACTATATTCAACACTGTTTGCTGTTGTATACACTGCGTGGCATGGCTTGTTTTGCAACAAGTGCAGCAGCAACACTGCAGAACAGACAAGAAAAAATGGTGCaaaaaatttgtaaaaaaaaaatgaatacctCTTGGAACTCAATATAGTACATCATTTGAATTGTACCAGGCAATGCTGTGCAAGCCACAAAGTACAATATTAATGTTCTATCATATTACATGATGCATGCCCATATCTTTTTCATGTGTAACACACTATTCTGTGGTTGCAAACGTGAACTGCGAGAGCAGTCTCTCTAGCTTTCATAGCAGTGCCTGCTGTTTCAAATTGAGTGCAGACTGGATTATTTTAAAGACTAAATTTGAGAACTTCTGCTCATCAGTATTGCACTGTTCCTGTTAGCCATGCACCTTGAGCTACGCAGAACACTCGCATTGTGGTTTTCTAGTTTGTTACTGCAGTCCAAGGCCACTTCAAACAATGTAATCTCCTTTCCCGAGAATTAAACAGACTGTTTTACAACTATGTGTAACACCCTTATACCCGACACTTCATAGATGTTTGTGTCAATATAAAAAAATGCAAGACTGAAAAGCGACAAGATGCGACGTACCTGCAAATTTTATCTTGCACTGTGCGGGTTGCATTTGGACTTGCCACCCGGTGTTTGAAAAGATTGAAATAAAGATGTCATTGGTTTGTTTAGCCACTTGTAGTATGGAACTTGCATCTGACAAAATATTCAAAGGCCTGCTTTACCTTTTGTTTTCAACCCATGTGGCTGGGTATTATGCAAGCACTAAATGAGGCTCACATTTATTGTGCATGTGCATTAAATGCCGTCATCACACCGTTCAGTCTTCACCATTGCGTACCTTAAGGCTATGACTGCAAGTCCTAATTTTACAATGATCTCCAGGTACTTGACATAACACTTCAAATTTTGCTTGGCGCAAAATGCACTCACGCAAAAATGTGGTTTATTAAAACAGCACGTAGAGTTTTACACATATAAAAACATCGGCATGGTTAACAGAGGAAAGTCTAAACACACCATCAAAGATGGCAACTGAATCAAAGACCATAATGGAATTAAGTTTTTTTGAAGTGTTCTTGCAGGCTGCTGTCCAGAAAATGCTGTGACTTAATTGCAGTATGTTGCCCCACAAATACAGCAAGACATGAAATCCCTAATCTGCCGTCATTTATAGTAGAGCACAGCTTTTCTTAGTGTTTGTGCAAAGCAGGCATTTTCAGCAGGGTACGAGGCAAGATGTACATAGTGTGcccctaccttttttttttacaacgcacttttttttacatttttttttcatttgacatAATATAAAAATGTTGCAAACTCTGCACACTGTGCATCACATCAATCTACACGGGAATCACTGAAGGCAAGAACTGGGCTTAGCTGAAATGATTATACCGCAGAAAATTGCTTCGCAAATG
Proteins encoded:
- the LOC119393567 gene encoding pyruvate dehydrogenase (acetyl-transferring) kinase, mitochondrial, giving the protein MRITARLLKDIGKMLDKYSRFHPSPLSIKQFIDFGENACEKTSFLFLRKELPVRLANIMKEIHLLPENLLSMPSVELVRSWYERSFQEILEFENAGSDDQKAMTKFCEALIKIRNRHSNVVQTMAQGVIELKESHEPDPKTEHSIQYFLDRFYMNRISIRMLINQHTSLFGNENNTHPRHIGSIDRNCNVASIVEDAYENAKFLCDQYYLTSPGLIVEQCDVIAPNAAICIDYVPSHLYHMLFELFKNSMRAVVEYHGTETESNDLPPLTVLIARGREDLTIKLCDKGGGIPRSCTELLFQYMYSTAPQPSASGLNSAPLAGYGYGLPLSRLYARYFRGDLILTSCEGYGTDALIYLKALSNEANEMLPVFNKTSSKHYSSAVGASDWIAPPPPAPAAPSPQGLRHISNLPFNVAKQSVLARKFSQQHKNKNL